Part of the Propionimicrobium sp. PCR01-08-3 genome, CCCACAGCGCAGCCCGAACTACTTGTTGCCGACGCTGTGACCATGGTCGTCCAAGTTCAGGGCAAGGTGCGCGCCAAGCTTGATGTCAGCCCCGGCATCAGTGAAGCAGAAGCGACCGAACTGGCGTTGGCGGACGCGAATGTACAGCGTGCCCTGGACGGACGCGATGTCATGAAGGTCATCACCAAGCTGCCGAAGATGGTGAGCATCGTCCCGGCCAAGGGCTGAGCTCTCGATTGGCTTGTCAGCAGCCCCTCGGTCGCGCTGAAATGTTCTCCTGCGCGACGGCGGCGCTTCGCGTCCTCGTGCTGCGCGTGTCTTGTTGTTTTCGCCGAGAACCGGTGGCAACTCCAACACGGACTCAGCCGGCATAGTTGTCCACAGCTACGGACTTTTTTGAACGATCCGAGCTCGGTTTAACAATCTTTGGGGCGTGATACGGCGCAACGATCCACAACTGGCATCCGGGCGGCTTCGTGCCGTCGTGGGTGACGCGCGTCCTCCTGGCCTGCCGAGGCGGATGCAAGTTGAGCATGCTGCCGCAGACGATGGGCTTGATTCCGGGCCACGCACGTCGGACGAGGTGCGGGCAGATGTTTCGTTGAGGGATGAGATCGCTGCTCTTGAGGATGACGATTTACTGCTTGAAGCCTCCTCCTGGCGCCCGATATCACCTGAGCTGGTCACGAGCGATCAACGGCCTGCGGGAGCCGGTACCGCCTCGGAACCGACTTGGCCCGGTGAGGATGATGAAGCAGACCGATATGGCTCGAACCGTCGGCCGCAGGCGACAGCAAATACCGGCCTGGTCACAACCCGGGATCAGGTGACCAGGCAGCGCGAACTGAACCGATCAGCCACGGAACCCGATCCCGGCGTTCCGGACCGGGTGAAGGCCGCCGGTGCTGTGCTGCTCAGGTTGGGGCGTGCGCATGCCGGAGCGCTCGCGGTCTTGCTTGTTGTGGCGCTGGTGCTGACCGGAAGCAGATTGATGGCCGCGAGAGGGCATGAGATAGCCGCATCCGCAACCGTCACACCGACGCTCACCCCGGCTGCCGAAGAGAGCCCATCGGCCGAACCTGTTCCGCTGCACATCCATGTCATGGGGGCGGTGAGCGCGCCCGGCGTGGTCACCGTACCGCAAGGTGCGCGAGTGGCGGATGCGATCCAGGCGGCAGGCGGCTTGACCGAGGACGCGGATTGCGCAGAACTCAACCTGGCCGATGAGCTTCCCGACGGCGCACAGATCCTCATCGGAACCACTGCGGAACCCCGCGGTGAGGTACGTACCGGCCAAGACGGCGCCGAAGGTGCTGGAACGGCGTCCGACGGCAGCGGAGGCACGGATGCATCGGGATCGTCCGGCACAGCCATCAACCTGAATACCGCCAGTGTCGCCGAGCTCGAGACACTGCCAGGGGTGGGGCCGGTGATGGCGCAGCGAATCGCGGATTGGCGAGCAGCGAACGGCGACTTCACCAGGGTCGAAGAGCTCCAGGAGGTGGATGGCATTGGTGCAAAGACCTATGCACGGCTTGCTCCGCTCGTCACCGTCTGAGGCGTCGTCGCGCCGGCGTACCCGGTTATCCCCGAAACGAAGGGACCAGTGCCATCGTTCGAAACGAAGGGACCAAGGTCAGCGTCAAAATGACCCGTCGGCGGCAGACCAACCAGGTCAAGGCTCTCCCGGGGCTTCACGGCTTCCAGCACGCCCGGTCGATCTACGACTGCTCATCCCGGCCTTGAGCGGGTGGGCGGCGGCAGGCGTCGCTGTTCAGGGTGGACGATGGGTCGGGCTGGCCATCGGCATGGGGATCGTCTTCGGATCGATCGGACTGTTGAGAAGGGCCTGGACGATATCTGCGGTTGGAATTGCCGTGACAGGTGTGGGGATGGTGGCCGGCTTGTGGGTCACCGGGTTGGACGAGTCGTTGCCCGCCCAATGGGCTCGTGATGAGGCCTTGGTAGAGGTCACGGCAGAGGTGACATCAGATGCCCGGCAATGGCAGGCGTCAGGTTTTCGTCCGGCTGCCGGGGTGCTGCCGCTCAACGTCAATCGCGTGGTGGCGCACGGTGAGGAATGGCAGGGGAGTCTGCCGGCTCAACTGCGAGCCAGCGGAGAAGCAGCCGCTTTGCTCGATCAGCCGGTCGGTGCGACGGTTTCCTTCATCGCTTTGAGCCGGGCACCAGAGGAAGCCGAACGCTCGGTTGCGACGCTGGTTCTGCGCAGCGAGATCGATGCTGTCACCGGTCCGGGAACTGTGGCGGCGATTGCCAATCGTTTCCGAGAGGGCCTGCGTCAAGCCATGGCACGCTCACCGACCGAACAAGCAGGCCTGGTTCCCTCGCTGGTCGTGGGCGATATCTCGAATCTTCCTCAGCAAGTGAAAGATGATTTCAAGACCACGGGCCTCACCCATTTGACGGCGGTCAGCGGCACGAATCTAACGTTGATGCTTGCCTTCAGCTTGGGGGTTGCGCGGCAGCTGGGGGTGCGCGGTTGGTGGCTCCGCGGTATGGGTGTCGTGGTCGCATTCTGCTTCATCATCGTGTGCAGGGCAGAGCCAAGTGTGCTGCGCGCGGCAGCGATGGGCCTGATCGCGATGGCCGCGACCGGTGTGGCTCATGATCGGGCCCGTGGTCTGCGGGCGCTGAGCCTGGCAATTCTGGTGTTGGTCCTGATTGACCCATGGCTATCCCGATCGTGGGGATTTGCCTTGTCCGTCGGCGCCACCGCGGGCATCTTGTGGTGGGCCGGGCGGTGGCAGACGATGATGCGTGGGTGGGCGCCCGGCTGGCTGGCGGAGTCCTTGGCTGTGCCGTTGGCCGCGCAACTGGCAACCCAGCCGATCGTCACCGCTTTGTCGGGTCAGGTCAGCATCGTGGGATTGGCCGCCAACGTCTTCGCCGGCCCCTTTGTCGGACCTGTGACGATTCTGGGATTGGCTGCGGGCCTGGTTTCGCTGGTTTGGCCAGGTTTGGCGATTCTGATCGGTTGGGCGGCGGGATGGTGCGTTCAGCCGATCGTGTTGATCGCCCGCGTGACGGCGTCGGCGCCGGAAGCGGCCTGGTCCTGGCGCAGCACACCCGCGTCCCTGGCGCTGTTGGGAGTGGGATGTGTTGTGATCGCCGAACAGGTCGTGCCGCGGATACTGGCGAAGAGATTGTTGGCTTGCGGCGTGGCATTCCTGATGGTGCTCGGGGCATTCAGGTCACCTCCTCAAGCCGGTTGGCCTGCGCAGTGGGCGGTGGTGGCGTGTGACGTGGGGCAAGGCGGAGCCCAGCTCATCCGTACCGGGCCGAAGGAGGCAATTTTGGTTGATACCGGGCCGGAACCGACTGCGCTACGTGGATGTCTGTCCTCTGTCGGGGTGAGCGAGATAAGCCTGTTGGTGCTGACGCACTCGCACGCCGATCATGTGGGAGGCCTGAGTTCGGTGGTGGGCGAACTGCCGGTCGATATGGTGCTCGTAGGTTCGGATAGTCCCGATCCATCCGCGCTGACCGGCCTGCCAGAGCCGATCCGCACCGACCCCGGTGACCGTATCGAGGTCGGCTCAGTGACATGGACGACCGTAGCCGCCGGTGGCGACGGTCCTTCTCCCGGTGCCGGCAGTGAATCTGTTGGCGAGCGGGCAGGGGACGACTCAGCAGGCGAGGACTCGGGAGCGAACGACGCGTCCGTTACCGGAATCATCGATACCGGTGAGATGCGGGTTCTCGTGACGGGCGACCTGGAGGTCGCCGGCCAGCAGGCCGCACTGGACTCGGGCGCGGACCTTCGAGTAGATGTGCTGGTGGTGCCTCATCATGGCTCGTCCAAACAAGATGTGCAGTTCATCGAGGCAACCCAGGCCCGTATCGCACTGATCCAAGTCGGCGAGAACAACGGGTACGGACATCCGGCATCTTCGACGTTGTCGATGCTGAACCACGCCGGCGTCGAGGTATTTCGTACCGACGAGCAGGGTGCCATCGCAGTCTCTGCAGACGGACGCGAGGTCGTCACCCAACACTGAGCCCTGAGCCCCGAGCTGTCGGGGGCTTTCGTCTTGGCGAGGCGGCGTTGCCCTGTGACGTTCGTTCCCCAGGTGCTTCAGGAGATTCGTGTGCGCAGAGTCCAACACGTACCAGGGAGACCTGTGTGCTCGTGGCCTCACCCGTGATGATCACGACGTCATTGGCGACACCGATGGCGGTATGGCCCGTGAACCGAAGCATATGCGGAGCAGGATAACGGCTGGTGGCGCCGACCGGTTTATTACTGTGCCTGCTCGGAACCGATCTGAGTCTGGAGGCGTCGGTTCGCCGACACCATGTGGGTGCGCATCGCTTCGGCGGCCGGCGCGCCCTCGCCGATGGATAGAGCCGTGAGGACGGCCCGATGCTCGGTCACGGCCAAGACCATTTCTGACTGGTCTTCGACCGAGCGATCGAACCAGATCCTCAGTAGCGATCGCGAGGTGGAAAGCAGATCTGCCAGCAGGTGATTGCCCGCCACCTTGGCTATGCGTGCGTGGAAATGCTGATCACCCTCGACGAAGCGCTCGACGCTGTCGAAGGACGCCTCTTGCTCCTCCACACATTTCGTCAAAAACTCAATATCAGCGTCACGGATCTGTTCAGCGGCGAGTCGGCTGGCGAGCACTTCCAACTCCGAGCGGATCTGCAGGAGCTCGCTCGTCTCGGTGGAGCCGAGTATCACTCCCCAACGAAGAGTCTGTGGAAGAAGTTCGGACGACGTGCCTGCCAAGTACGAGCCGGATCCCGGACGGATCTCGACGATCCCCAGCACCTCCAAGGCGGCCAATGCCCCCCGGATGGCCGAACGCCCGACCTTGAGGTTGGCTGCCAACTCTCGCTCGGGTGGCAGCTTCGTGCCGACCGGTATATCGCCGCTTGTCAGATACTCAAGCAAACGACTTGCAACGCCCGCCACCGGAGTCGGTCGAGGCAACTCGTCCAGCAGGTGAACGGCTACGGGATCCTTCTCCGGAAACGACGGCATGACGTGAGATTAGCAGCAGACTGCGCGATCCCTGATGCGCTCGGCAACCCGTGGAATCGTCATGAACTCAGGAGCGAACTTGCGCGAACTCACGTCGGTCTGCCTTCCGCAGAGCGTCCGGCACTTGGTCGAGATCGGCAAGGGCTCAAACATGCGTGGCCTCAGGAAACTTGCCGCCAAAGTGACCACGCAGTGTGGCAAGAATTGGACAGGCGGTTGACCGGTTGACCAAAGTTGTGCGACGATCGCGTCGGAAACACTGTGGTTTTTACCGCGAGGAAGCGGAACTATCGATCAGGAGGAAGCATGGCTTCGGAAGAGGTGTCAGCAGTCGAGCGGTCGGCCATTCGGAAGGTGTCGATACGTCTGGTTCCGTTCGTGGCACTGATGTTCTTCATCAACTATTTGGATCGCACGGCGATCGGGTTCGCCGGTCCGAACGGCATGACCCAAGACCTTGGCATGACGGCAGCACAGTTCGGGTTCGCGTCCGGGGTCTTCTTCATTGGATACATCATCTTGGAGATCCCGTCGAATCTTGCGCTGCACAAGTTCGGTGCGCGTGTTTGGCTGTCACGGATCATGATCAGCTGGGGAATCGTCGCCTTGCTGTTCACCTGGGTGCAAGGGCATGTCGGGCTCTATTGGCTGCGGTTCTTGCTCGGTGTCGCAGAGGCAGGCTTCTTCCCAGGAGCGATCCTGTTCTTGAGCATGTGGGTGCCCGCCAGGTACCGTCCGAGAATCTTGTCGCTGTTCTACCTCGCACAACCATTGACGACCGCGATCGGAGCTCCTCTCGCGGGGGCGCTCATTCAGTTGCATGGACTGTTCGGCCTCGAAGGTTGGCGAGTGATGTTCCTCGGCGTCGGAGTTCCGGCAATCCTGATCGGCATCATCGCGCCCTTCTACCTGAAGAACAGTCCGCGTGATGCCCACTGGCTCAGTGAGGACGAACAAGAATGGCTGGTGAAAGAGCTCAAATCCGAGGCGAACGACACCGAGCATTCCGAGCATGCATCGGTGGGCAAGGCATTCAATAACGCGCGGGTCTGGGTGCTGGCTCTTCTCTACTTCGGGTTTATTTACGGGCTCTATGCGCTGGGGTTCTTCCTGCCATCCATCGTCTCCGGCTTCCAGGAACGTCTCGGCGACGGTTTCACCCCGATTATGCAGGGGCTCGTCACCGCGATTCCCTACGTGTTCGCGGCGCTGGTGCTGTATCTCTGGTCGAACAATGTGTTCAAGAAGGGACTGAAGACCTGGCATATCGCGATACCGGCTTTCGCTGGTGCAGTTTCGGTTCCGCTGGCGTTGTTGAGCAGTCATCCGTGGATCACGGTTGCGATCGTGACGGTAACCGCGTGCTCGATCTTCGCCGCGCTGCCCAACTTCTGGACGCTGCCGACTCAATTCCTCACCGGCGCGGCTGCGGCCGCCGGTGTCGCGCTGATCAACACCTTCGGCAACCTCGCCGGCTTCTCTGCCGGCTACGTCACGGGATGGCTCCATGACGCTACCGGCGGCTACATGGTTCCGATGTGCGTTGTCGGTGGCTTCATGGGGTTGTCGGGCATCCTGATGATCGGA contains:
- a CDS encoding helix-hairpin-helix domain-containing protein → MIRRNDPQLASGRLRAVVGDARPPGLPRRMQVEHAAADDGLDSGPRTSDEVRADVSLRDEIAALEDDDLLLEASSWRPISPELVTSDQRPAGAGTASEPTWPGEDDEADRYGSNRRPQATANTGLVTTRDQVTRQRELNRSATEPDPGVPDRVKAAGAVLLRLGRAHAGALAVLLVVALVLTGSRLMAARGHEIAASATVTPTLTPAAEESPSAEPVPLHIHVMGAVSAPGVVTVPQGARVADAIQAAGGLTEDADCAELNLADELPDGAQILIGTTAEPRGEVRTGQDGAEGAGTASDGSGGTDASGSSGTAINLNTASVAELETLPGVGPVMAQRIADWRAANGDFTRVEELQEVDGIGAKTYARLAPLVTV
- a CDS encoding ComEC/Rec2 family competence protein; the encoded protein is MSGWAAAGVAVQGGRWVGLAIGMGIVFGSIGLLRRAWTISAVGIAVTGVGMVAGLWVTGLDESLPAQWARDEALVEVTAEVTSDARQWQASGFRPAAGVLPLNVNRVVAHGEEWQGSLPAQLRASGEAAALLDQPVGATVSFIALSRAPEEAERSVATLVLRSEIDAVTGPGTVAAIANRFREGLRQAMARSPTEQAGLVPSLVVGDISNLPQQVKDDFKTTGLTHLTAVSGTNLTLMLAFSLGVARQLGVRGWWLRGMGVVVAFCFIIVCRAEPSVLRAAAMGLIAMAATGVAHDRARGLRALSLAILVLVLIDPWLSRSWGFALSVGATAGILWWAGRWQTMMRGWAPGWLAESLAVPLAAQLATQPIVTALSGQVSIVGLAANVFAGPFVGPVTILGLAAGLVSLVWPGLAILIGWAAGWCVQPIVLIARVTASAPEAAWSWRSTPASLALLGVGCVVIAEQVVPRILAKRLLACGVAFLMVLGAFRSPPQAGWPAQWAVVACDVGQGGAQLIRTGPKEAILVDTGPEPTALRGCLSSVGVSEISLLVLTHSHADHVGGLSSVVGELPVDMVLVGSDSPDPSALTGLPEPIRTDPGDRIEVGSVTWTTVAAGGDGPSPGAGSESVGERAGDDSAGEDSGANDASVTGIIDTGEMRVLVTGDLEVAGQQAALDSGADLRVDVLVVPHHGSSKQDVQFIEATQARIALIQVGENNGYGHPASSTLSMLNHAGVEVFRTDEQGAIAVSADGREVVTQH
- a CDS encoding FadR/GntR family transcriptional regulator translates to MPSFPEKDPVAVHLLDELPRPTPVAGVASRLLEYLTSGDIPVGTKLPPERELAANLKVGRSAIRGALAALEVLGIVEIRPGSGSYLAGTSSELLPQTLRWGVILGSTETSELLQIRSELEVLASRLAAEQIRDADIEFLTKCVEEQEASFDSVERFVEGDQHFHARIAKVAGNHLLADLLSTSRSLLRIWFDRSVEDQSEMVLAVTEHRAVLTALSIGEGAPAAEAMRTHMVSANRRLQTQIGSEQAQ
- a CDS encoding MFS transporter encodes the protein MASEEVSAVERSAIRKVSIRLVPFVALMFFINYLDRTAIGFAGPNGMTQDLGMTAAQFGFASGVFFIGYIILEIPSNLALHKFGARVWLSRIMISWGIVALLFTWVQGHVGLYWLRFLLGVAEAGFFPGAILFLSMWVPARYRPRILSLFYLAQPLTTAIGAPLAGALIQLHGLFGLEGWRVMFLGVGVPAILIGIIAPFYLKNSPRDAHWLSEDEQEWLVKELKSEANDTEHSEHASVGKAFNNARVWVLALLYFGFIYGLYALGFFLPSIVSGFQERLGDGFTPIMQGLVTAIPYVFAALVLYLWSNNVFKKGLKTWHIAIPAFAGAVSVPLALLSSHPWITVAIVTVTACSIFAALPNFWTLPTQFLTGAAAAAGVALINTFGNLAGFSAGYVTGWLHDATGGYMVPMCVVGGFMGLSGILMIGLASRKKVAAAERSTEEFAGD